A DNA window from Anaerocolumna sp. AGMB13020 contains the following coding sequences:
- a CDS encoding DUF3298 and DUF4163 domain-containing protein translates to MKNNNKTFSVNNVKIETSIQENNQSNTNKTIPHETLRKLKDTYESQDIPKELELLVKNSLRLEQTKLRCRKWIHHLSTGVISTVASAAALLIITVNISPAAAKAMAEVPAIGSFVKVVTFREYSYKDEHHEAQLNIPQVTGLSDKELEDMLNQKYLEENTRLYEEFLDKIGTDDLKNANTALFSDYKVVLDSDALLVLASEKTEIAASGSESIHYDTIDKKNQLVLTLSSLFKDSGYINTISKNIIDQMKEQMKGKDGKLYFLEDGMTDDFKTIASDQNFYINKDGKLVISFNEYDVAPGYMGIVEFEIPTEIIKDLLVSDYYIH, encoded by the coding sequence ATGAAAAATAATAATAAAACCTTCAGCGTCAACAATGTAAAAATAGAAACCTCGATACAAGAAAATAACCAAAGCAATACTAACAAAACCATCCCCCATGAAACATTAAGGAAATTGAAAGATACTTATGAAAGCCAGGACATTCCTAAAGAACTGGAGCTTCTGGTAAAAAACTCCCTTAGACTGGAACAGACTAAATTACGCTGCAGAAAGTGGATACATCATCTCTCCACTGGTGTGATTTCCACTGTTGCTTCTGCGGCCGCACTGCTTATCATAACCGTAAATATCAGCCCTGCGGCTGCCAAAGCCATGGCAGAGGTTCCTGCCATCGGCAGCTTTGTAAAAGTAGTTACCTTCCGGGAATATAGCTACAAGGATGAACATCATGAAGCTCAGTTAAATATCCCTCAGGTAACAGGATTGTCGGACAAAGAGCTTGAGGACATGCTGAACCAGAAATATCTTGAAGAAAATACCAGATTGTACGAAGAGTTCCTGGATAAAATCGGTACAGACGATCTAAAGAATGCCAATACTGCACTTTTCTCCGATTACAAGGTTGTTCTCGATTCGGATGCACTTCTGGTCTTAGCCAGTGAAAAAACTGAAATAGCCGCCTCCGGAAGTGAAAGCATCCATTATGACACGATTGATAAAAAGAATCAGCTGGTATTGACACTTTCAAGTCTGTTTAAGGACAGCGGATATATTAATACAATAAGCAAAAATATAATCGATCAGATGAAGGAACAAATGAAAGGGAAAGATGGCAAGCTTTATTTTCTGGAGGATGGTATGACGGATGACTTTAAGACCATCGCCTCAGACCAGAACTTCTATATCAATAAAGATGGAAAACTGGTTATTTCCTTTAACGAATATGATGTTGCACCGGGCTATATGGGAATCGTAGAATTCGAAATACCTACAGAAATAATAAAAGATCTGTTGGTCAGCGATTATTATATTCACTAA
- a CDS encoding RNA polymerase sigma factor, which translates to MKLQITYEELAEFILHNQDNYYRLAFSYVRNREDALDIVQDSIVRAFSSRRALKEASYVKSWFYRIVINTSLDFIRKNKKYAYLDEAEWEHLDYQTEDSYEDLDLHNAMERLSPESRIIIILRYFEDLKLQEIAQILGKNENTVKTKLYSALKQLKVELKTHKPI; encoded by the coding sequence ATGAAACTCCAAATCACTTATGAAGAATTGGCTGAATTTATCCTTCATAATCAGGACAATTATTACCGACTAGCTTTTAGCTATGTCAGAAACCGGGAAGATGCCCTGGACATTGTACAGGACTCCATTGTCAGGGCCTTTTCCTCCCGAAGAGCTTTAAAGGAGGCTTCTTATGTAAAGTCCTGGTTCTATCGGATCGTCATAAATACTTCTCTGGATTTTATAAGAAAGAATAAAAAATATGCCTATCTGGATGAGGCTGAATGGGAGCATTTAGATTATCAAACAGAGGACTCTTATGAAGACCTGGATCTTCATAATGCCATGGAGAGATTATCTCCTGAGAGTCGTATCATTATTATACTGCGATACTTTGAAGATTTAAAGCTTCAGGAAATCGCACAGATTCTCGGTAAGAATGAAAACACAGTTAAAACAAAGCTATATTCTGCACTGAAACAGCTTAAAGTGGAATTAAAGACACACAAACCTATTTAA